In a genomic window of Curtobacterium sp. MCBD17_035:
- a CDS encoding aldo/keto reductase, producing the protein MKQRTIGDTDVSAIGLGGMPMSIEGRPDERRAIATIHAALEAGVTLIDTADAYHLGGHDEVGHNESLIAKAIAEYGGDTSHVVIATKGGHLRPGPDERWTQNGDPAYLKEAAKASAKRLGVEAIDLYQFHRPDPAVPYADSIGALVDLLDEGVIRMAGISNADVDQIRQANEILDGRLVSVQNQYSPAFRTSEVELVLCDELGITFLPWAPLGGITSAGDLGAIHEAFSIVAREHEVSPQVIALAWELQKSDVVIPIPGASRPQSILDSVRAADVKLRPEQIERLDAAQAPAA; encoded by the coding sequence ATGAAACAACGGACCATCGGAGACACCGACGTCAGCGCCATCGGTCTGGGCGGCATGCCCATGTCCATCGAGGGGCGACCGGACGAACGCCGCGCGATCGCGACCATCCACGCCGCGCTCGAGGCCGGGGTGACCCTCATCGACACGGCGGACGCCTACCACCTGGGCGGCCACGACGAGGTCGGGCACAACGAATCGCTCATCGCCAAGGCCATCGCGGAGTACGGCGGGGACACGTCGCACGTCGTCATCGCCACGAAGGGCGGACACCTGCGCCCCGGGCCGGACGAGCGGTGGACCCAGAACGGCGACCCGGCCTACCTCAAGGAGGCCGCCAAGGCATCGGCGAAGCGCCTCGGCGTCGAGGCCATCGACCTCTACCAGTTCCACCGGCCCGACCCGGCCGTGCCCTACGCCGACTCGATCGGTGCCCTGGTCGACCTGCTCGACGAGGGCGTCATCCGCATGGCGGGCATCTCGAACGCCGACGTCGACCAGATCCGACAGGCGAACGAGATCCTCGACGGGCGGCTCGTGTCCGTGCAGAACCAGTACTCGCCGGCGTTCCGCACGAGCGAGGTCGAACTCGTCCTGTGCGACGAGCTCGGCATCACGTTCCTGCCGTGGGCTCCGCTCGGCGGCATCACGTCGGCCGGTGACCTCGGGGCCATCCACGAGGCCTTTTCGATCGTCGCGCGCGAGCACGAGGTCTCCCCGCAGGTGATCGCGCTGGCGTGGGAGCTGCAGAAGAGCGACGTCGTCATCCCGATCCCGGGTGCGTCACGACCGCAGTCGATCCTCGATTCCGTGCGGGCGGCCGACGTCAAGCTGCGGCCCGAGCAGATCGAGCGCCTCGACGCCGCGCAGGCACCCGCGGCGTGA
- a CDS encoding DUF6766 family protein has product MSAFLRDRPQEWTWARRNGLLLVNLIAFLVFFAGMVFSGWHVANADALEHGQAAESLGAFLRSGDFVEATFENWESEFLQMGSYVVLTSFLFQRGSSESKPLDETAEQDDDPREHRDDARVPWPVRRGGLVLVFYENSLLILFALLFVGSVVGHVLGGAAAYNEDQREHGGAVVSGWGYLATSQFWFESMQNWQSEFMVISVMIVATVWLRQRGSTQSKRVAAPRDDTGTEG; this is encoded by the coding sequence ATGAGCGCCTTCCTGCGTGACCGGCCGCAGGAGTGGACGTGGGCGCGACGGAACGGGCTGCTGCTCGTCAACCTGATCGCGTTCCTCGTCTTCTTCGCGGGCATGGTGTTCAGTGGCTGGCACGTCGCGAACGCCGATGCACTCGAGCACGGCCAGGCGGCGGAGTCCCTCGGCGCGTTCCTGCGGAGCGGGGACTTCGTCGAGGCGACGTTCGAGAACTGGGAGAGCGAGTTCCTCCAGATGGGGTCGTACGTCGTGCTGACGTCGTTCCTGTTCCAGCGGGGGTCGAGCGAGTCGAAGCCCCTGGACGAGACGGCCGAGCAGGACGACGACCCGCGGGAGCACCGGGACGACGCCCGTGTCCCCTGGCCGGTCCGGCGCGGGGGCCTGGTACTCGTGTTCTACGAGAACTCGCTGCTCATCCTCTTCGCGCTGCTGTTCGTCGGCAGCGTCGTGGGGCACGTCCTCGGCGGCGCTGCGGCCTACAACGAGGACCAACGCGAGCACGGCGGTGCCGTCGTCTCCGGGTGGGGCTACCTCGCCACGAGCCAGTTCTGGTTCGAGTCGATGCAGAACTGGCAATCGGAGTTCATGGTGATCTCGGTCATGATCGTGGCCACCGTGTGGCTCCGGCAGCGCGGCTCGACCCAGTCGAAACGGGTGGCCGCGCCCCGGGACGACACCGGCACGGAGGGCTGA
- a CDS encoding NAD(P)H-quinone oxidoreductase — translation MHAITFDAPGDEAVLVWSDVPDAVAGPGEVLIAVAAAGINNADLLQRRGHYPVPQGASPILGLECSGTIAAVGEGVSDWHVGDRVCALLSGGGYAELVAVPAAQVLPVPDDLDLVAAAGLPEAACTVYSNVGMVAGLRPGQSLLVHGGGSGMGSHAIQWAHALGARVFATAGSTPKLEAARRFGADVVINHRDEDFVTVVQEQTDGAGVDVVLDIVGPTYLQRNLEALAVNGHLVVIGSTGSAPDAPLDLGLLMRKRASVTATTLRARPAEEKAEIVAAVRREVWPFVERGRVAPVVDTVLPMAQAADAHRLVAEGATIGKVLLAP, via the coding sequence ATGCACGCCATCACGTTCGACGCTCCCGGCGACGAGGCCGTCCTCGTCTGGTCCGACGTCCCCGACGCCGTCGCCGGTCCGGGTGAGGTCCTGATCGCCGTCGCCGCCGCCGGCATCAACAACGCGGATCTGCTCCAGCGACGGGGGCACTACCCGGTGCCGCAGGGTGCCTCGCCGATCCTGGGGCTCGAGTGCTCCGGCACGATCGCCGCGGTCGGCGAGGGCGTCAGCGACTGGCACGTGGGCGACCGGGTCTGCGCGCTGCTGAGCGGCGGTGGGTACGCCGAGCTCGTGGCCGTCCCCGCCGCGCAAGTGCTCCCGGTCCCCGACGACCTCGACCTCGTCGCGGCCGCGGGTCTGCCCGAAGCCGCGTGCACGGTGTACTCGAACGTCGGGATGGTCGCGGGACTGCGCCCGGGGCAATCGCTCCTCGTGCACGGCGGCGGCAGCGGCATGGGGTCACACGCCATCCAGTGGGCGCACGCCCTCGGCGCCCGCGTGTTCGCGACCGCGGGCAGCACGCCGAAGCTCGAGGCAGCCCGGCGGTTCGGCGCCGACGTCGTCATCAACCACCGCGACGAGGACTTCGTCACCGTCGTGCAGGAGCAGACCGACGGCGCCGGGGTCGACGTCGTGCTCGACATCGTCGGGCCGACCTACCTGCAGCGGAACCTCGAAGCGCTCGCGGTGAACGGCCATCTCGTCGTCATCGGCAGCACGGGCTCGGCCCCGGACGCCCCACTCGACCTCGGGCTCCTCATGCGGAAGCGCGCCAGCGTCACCGCGACGACGCTCCGTGCTCGTCCGGCCGAGGAGAAGGCCGAGATCGTCGCCGCGGTCCGTCGCGAGGTCTGGCCGTTCGTCGAGCGTGGTCGGGTCGCGCCCGTCGTCGACACCGTGCTGCCCATGGCGCAGGCCGCCGACGCGCACCGCCTGGTCGCGGAGGGCGCCACGATCGGCAAGGTCCTGCTGGCCCCCTGA
- a CDS encoding TetR/AcrR family transcriptional regulator: MSPASSPTAAASAGSAASPATRMPAAERRVLILDIARSVFGRRGYHGTTTDQIASAASISQPYVVRMFGTKEKLFLEVLADTLDTLMAAFRTALDGAVARGEDEQGTARAVGNAYLDLAATRGFHTLLLQAFVSGADPAIGAAARAGFLEIYRFLVHDAGFTPERVHEFLGSGMLFSVLLGIEMPGLYDTDDDAAALMQASFGDKCAAIVDAARSQTD, from the coding sequence GTGAGTCCCGCATCGTCCCCGACCGCTGCTGCGTCCGCTGGATCCGCCGCATCCCCCGCGACCCGGATGCCCGCGGCGGAGCGTCGCGTCCTCATCCTCGACATCGCGCGCAGCGTGTTCGGGCGACGCGGGTACCACGGCACGACGACCGACCAGATCGCCAGCGCCGCGAGCATCAGCCAGCCCTACGTCGTGCGGATGTTCGGTACGAAGGAGAAGCTGTTCCTCGAGGTCCTCGCCGACACGCTCGACACCCTCATGGCGGCGTTCCGGACCGCCCTCGACGGCGCGGTCGCCCGCGGCGAGGACGAGCAGGGCACGGCACGGGCGGTGGGCAACGCGTACCTCGACCTCGCTGCCACGCGCGGGTTCCACACGCTGCTGCTCCAGGCGTTCGTGTCGGGAGCCGATCCCGCGATCGGCGCCGCGGCACGAGCCGGGTTCCTCGAGATCTACCGGTTCCTCGTGCACGACGCGGGGTTCACGCCCGAGCGCGTGCACGAGTTCCTCGGCAGCGGCATGCTGTTCAGCGTCCTGCTCGGGATCGAGATGCCCGGCCTGTACGACACGGACGACGACGCCGCGGCGCTCATGCAGGCGAGCTTCGGCGACAAGTGCGCCGCCATCGTGGACGCCGCGCGCAGCCAGACGGACTGA